ACGTGACAGAAGACGATGAATGGCAAAATTATTGGCGTGAAGGTGTTAATCAAAAGCTTGGGTGGGACGAATCACTCAACGGTAAAGGTTTTGGGGCTAAATCATTAGGCCAAGAGTTTGCTAACAGCCAAGCATTCGCCCAATGCCAAGTTAAAAAAGTATTTAAAACCGTATGTTTAAGAGATGCAGAGTCAACTGAAGACATTAATCAGATTGCTGCTACAACTGCATCTTTTCAACAAAACTCATATCAACTCAAGCGTGTGTTTGCTGAAGTTGGCAATTATTGTATGGGAGAATAACGGTGATATTACCTCATAAAAACCTAACTTTACTCTCTGCTATTTGTTTGCTATTAACTTTATCCGCTTGTGGTGGGGGAGATGTCGAAAGCAATCCACCTCAACAGCAAGATCCTGGCTCAGATGCCTACACAGGTCCTGCGCCTGCTACAGAAGACATTCAAAAATATAAAGTGTCGCTGTGGGATAATATTTCAGGGCAAAATCGATGCGGAGCATGTCATACCGAAGGTAATCAAGCGCCGTATTTCGCCAGTCGAGAAAACGTCAACGACGCCTACGCTGCGACTAACCCATTAGTAGACTTAACAGATCCTGCGGCATCTCGTTTAGTTGAAAAAGTCGCTGGTGGCCATAATTGCTGGTTAGACAGTGATAGTGCCTGCGGTGAAACCATGACTTCATGGATCAAGCTGTGGGCTGATGAGCGAGTCAGCAGCGCCAATACCATTGAGCTGACATCACCAGTCATACGAGAACCAGGAGCCAGTAAAAGCTTTCCCGATGATAGCGGCTTATTTAGTCAGCATGTCTATCCTATCGTAAGCCAGTATTGCAGTGACTGTCATAATGAATCAGCAACGTTTGCCCAGTCGCCATTTTTTGCCAGCAATGACATTAATCAAGCTTATGAATCAGCCAAAAATGTCATCAATATTGATGAGCCAACCCAATCACGTTTAGTGGTTCGTTTGGGTAGCGAGTTTCATAATTGCTGGACTAACTGTCAGGAAAACAGCAATGAAATGCTTGCTGCGATTACAGCAATGAGTGATGCCATTGAAGTCGATGAAATTTCACCTGATATGGTGGTATCAAAGTCATTACTTTTAACTGACGGTATTACCGCATCCAGTGGCGGCCGTTTTGAAACTGATGTGATTGCGCTTTATCAATTTAAGACGGGTGAAGGTGCCATTGCTTATGACACATCTGGCATAGCACCAGAAGCCAATTTATCACTAACAGGTGATGTTGAGTGGCTAGGCAGCTGGGGATTATCTTTTACTAACGGCAAAGCGCAAGCCAGTACCGCAAATAGTAAGAAACTGCATGACCTTATTACCTCAACGGGTGAGTTTTCTATCGAGGCTTGGGTGACTCCAAACAATGTTACCCAAGAAGGCCCAGCAAGAATCGTCACCTATTCTGCAGGTGATGATGCGCGTAACTTCACGTTAGGTCAGACACAATATAACTATGACTTTATGTTGCGCACAGAAAGCTCAACAGTAAACGGTGAGCCTGGGTTAAGTACGCCTGATGCTGATGAAGTGCTACAAGCAACATTGCAGCATGTGGTACTGACCTACAATGCAACTCAAGGGCGACGTATTTATGTTAATGGCAACCTTATTGACGCCATTGACGAAGATATTGCGCCGCTTGCATCATGGGATGACAGCTTTGCATTAATACTAGGTCGTGAAGCCTCAAACCAGCATGTATGGCAAGGAGATATTCGTTTATTAGCGATTTATAACCGTGTACTCGAGCAAGAACAAATTAGCCAAAACTACGATGTTGGAGTTGGTGAGAAATTTTTCTTACTGTTTTCAGTCAGTCATTTAATTGATTTACCCGAAACCTACGTCATGTTCGAAGTCAGTCAGTTTGATAATTATAGCTACTTATTTACTGGTGCATCACTGGTGAATATTAATGGCACGCCTGTGGCGGACAATTTTGATATGCGCGGGATCCGCCTTGGCATTAACGGCAAAGAAAGCGCTCAGGGCCAGGCATACTCTAATGTCGATTTAACCATAGACAGTGGTCAAGAAATTGCAGAACCAATACCAATTTCGGCACTCGGCACGATTATTGGCCTTGAAAAAGGTGCCAGCCAAGATGAGTTTTTCTTAACTTTCGAGCAAATCGGTGAGCACGAAAATGTTCGCGTACCGGGTGTTGTCATCACACCAGAAGAACTCCCAGCCAGCACAGAAACATCGCATATTGGTCTACGTAATTTTGCTGAAATTAACCACTCAATGAGTGTACTGACAGGTGTTGCGCAAGATACCGCCAAAGTGTTCACGACTTATGATTTGGTTAAGCGTCAGTTGCCGAGTATTGAAAATATCGACACCTTTATTTCAGCGCAGCAAATGGGGGTAACGCAACTGGCCATTGCTTATTGTGATGTTGCTATTGACGACAACACGATTCGCACGGCTTGGTTTCCTGATGTCGACTTTAGCCTTGCACCTGCTGACGCATTAAATGCAGCGCAACGCCCAGCATTGCTTAATCCGCTCATTAATCAATTAATGCCGTTGAGTCTTGCAACCCAGCCAGATGCAACTGCTGTGTATGATGAACTGGACTCTTTGGTAAGCCACTTATCAGTTTGTGGTACAAACTGTAATGCAGAACGCACCCAAACGATTGCTAAAGCCTCTTGTGCTGCAGTGCTCGCTAGTGCTGTTATGTTGATTCAATAGGAGAGTAATAATGATAAAACAGCAACTGAATATTACTTCTCATTCAAGATTGAAACTGGTCAATGTGGCAAGTGTATTAGCCTGTTCAAAAGGATTTCAACATGACTAAACCAAAGCATCTTCATCCGGATACGCCATTATTGTTTTCTGATCACCGCAAGCCAATGACACGCCGTGAGTTTATCTCAACAGGCTTAGTTAAAGGTGGTCAAGCGGTGGCTGGGCTGTCACTAATGAGCATGTTTGCTAATCCAAACCAAGCTAATGCAGCATTGTCTTCTGATTTAGAAGCACTGCGAGACTCTTGTGGCATTAGTGTTCAAGGCGCAGGCAAAATTCCTTTTATTAGTTTTGATTTAGCGGGTGGAGCCAATATTGCTGGCTCAAACGTACTAGTTGGCGGTGCTGGCGGACAGCAAGATTTCTTATCAACCGCTGGCTATAACAAACTGGGATTACCTGGTGATATGGCGCCATCAATTGCTAACCCTGATGTGGGCATGTCTGATTTTATCAATACGGATTTAGGTTTGGCTTTTCATTCTGACTCTGCATTTTTACGGGGCATATTAGAAAAAGTCTCAGCAGATACGGCATCACGTATAAATGGTGCCGTTATCCCATGTCGCTCTGACAATGACACCGGTAATAACCCGCATAACCCAATGTATGCCATTGCTGCAGCTGGTGCGAATGGTTCACTGATGCCGTTGGTTGGCTCTCGCAGCACAGATTCTGGTGGCAATTCTATGGCGCCGAATAACTTTATTGATTTAAGTATGCGCCCGACTAAGATTGATCGTCCGTCAGATGTGACGGGCTTAGTCGATGTGGGGGACTTATTTAGCTTATTGTCGCAGCGCGATGCCGTCACTGTGATGGAAAGTATTCAGCGTATCAGTGCTCAGAAAATGGCTTCAGTGAATACTCAAGTCACCCGTGACGATGTGATTAAAGATTTAGTCAATTGTGGTTATGTAAAAAGTGCTGATTTAGCAGATAGATTTGGCGATCCTTCAACCTTAAACCCGGTACTCGATCCTGATATTGTAGGCCCGAGCGGCATATTTACCATTAACGAATTTGATTCTGAATCAGAGTTTCAAAAAACCGCATCGATTATGAAGCTAGTGGTTAATGGTTTTTCTGGTGCGGGTACCGTCACTATGGGCGGTTTTGACTACCACACCGGTGAGCGTGGCACGGGAGAGCTTCGAGATTTACGCGCAGGCCGCTGTATGGGCGCCTGTTTAGAGTACGCAGCAAGGCGCAATCAACCATTAATGATGTATGTGTTCAGTGATGGCTCAGTTGCCAGTAACGGCCGCATTGATGAATCAATGGAAGGGCGAGGCAAGGGTGAATGGACTGGTGATAACTCATCAACTGGTGCATCGTTTTTCTTAGTATATAACCCTTCAGGTAAACCACAGTTGATGGGAGCTAATGCGGATCAAATGGCGCAAAACCAACAGATTGGTTTTATGCGCTCAGACGCCTCAGTGGATACCGCATCAGCACCATCGGCCAATAACGTTAACTTATTGGTTGATACTGTATTGCTTAACTACATGGCACTGCATGGTGAACAAGGACAGTTTAATACAGTAGCCCCAAGACAAGGTTTGGGGAACAGCACAATGCTGGATTCGCTGACAGCGTTTCAACCGATTGTTTGATTGAGATATAGGTTTATTTTGCTGGTTAAATTGAAAAGCTCAGAGGTTTTCCTCTGAGCTTTTTGTTTTTAAATTTGTCTTTAAGTTTAAGGTTAAAGGCAAAATCAGAATCAAAGTCGTGGCGCTTCGCCCACACCCGACGAAAGGGAAACAACAGCATTTCCCTTTTCGATATCCCTTGCCGCTCCGACGAAGTGTTATTCCTCATGCTATAGAGCGAATTTACTACCGCCTCAGACTCGCCATCCATGGCTCAACTGAGGCTATGTCGGCGTCCTGCCTCCATCACGCAAATTAGCTCAACGCATTCGGACACTTCCAACGGAGATTATTGAGCCTGCAATTTCATTTGTTGTTATAGAGCTCATTCTGTAAAGGTTTAAAATTGCTTTTGATTTTCTATGAATGATCCATTTGAATTGAGGTAAGCAAGAAAATTGTGTGAGCCCAGACAGGGATGTCTGGCTAGTTTTCGAGGGGAAGGGACGCCCCATCGTAAGCGTTAGTGATTTTTGCAGCTTGCTGAAGAAGATAACAAAGGAGTTTAAAGCTATAAGAGTTCCCATTGAAATCTTTCGCTTCTTAGAAAACCTCGTAGGGACGGCGGGGTGTTCCAAGAGGGGATTGCTGTTGATACCCTTTTGGTCGGGTGTGGGTGGAAAACCCACGATGTTAATCCAAACGAAGTTTGGAAATGAAGCAATGAAATTGGCCATTACCTGAAATGTTTATAACCCAATATGGATACTCGTATATCTAACTGAAATCTAGTAAAGTAATTATTAATCAATAGCTTTGATATGGTAGGGCGGTCAGAAAGAACTCAAAATTTAATTTTTCCAGTTTCAATGAATCTTACAGAAGCCAACGCATTAAGATTCAACAAGGTGCTAAAAACATTTGCTATGAATATTGTCTTGTAGCACATGCTTTAATTATTAGGAAGGTTTTATACAACAAGGAAGTATGGACGGAATGTTCAAACAAAATAGTGTTAATTTAGTTTGCTCTACTCTGGCAATTTTATGCGCTTACTATATCGAAGTAGTAAGTGTTTTATTTTGGTTTGGTGGGCTTCTAGTCATTCCAGCAATTGCAATTTGGTATCAGTTTAAGTTTGCTCTGGGTAACTTTATATTACGCCTCAGTGTTGCTATTTTACCTTGGTTAGTTCTTTGCGTTATTGGTCTATTTTGGGCATCAAAAACAGAGCATGACGGCCAGAGAGCCATGAATATGTTCTTTTTTGAAATGCCATTATATTCTGTTGCAGTTGGAACTGTTGTGGTGACAGTATATTTTTTCTTTAAAAAAGCTAGACTTTCTAGTTAGTTACTTTATAAGCAAGTTATCAGAAAGAGCGTACAACATATGGCTTGCGCTTTTTCGTCGCTTATTTAAATCAACTAAAATTTACCACTATTTTAGTCATTAGGTGCATCTTTCTAAATTTTACAGATGTGTGGGAGACACGGTCCAAACTGCTCCCAACTTACCCTTTAATCTAATTCTCCTGTAACCCTCTTGATACATGTAAGGTCTGCTGATTATCAATAATAATCGCTTCGTATTCTGGCAGCTTGTTAATCAGCGCCATGCCTTCTTGTAAGCCTTTAACAAACACTGCGGTAGACAGGGCATCTACATAAGTTGAGTTCTTGCCAATGATAGATACGCTAACCACTTTTCTGGCTGAGTCACCGGTTTTGGGGTTAATGATGTGATGGTAGCGTACGCCATCTTCAATAAAGTAACGCTCATAATCCCCTGATGTTGAGATGGACTCATCGCTTAACGGTAATTGCACTGCTGTTTTTTCAGCGGCGCGAGGATGTTTAATCCCCACAAACCAAGGGCGGCCGCGTCTGTCGCCTAATAATCCTGTGTCTCCGCCTGCACTAACAAGGGCATGTTCGACACCAGCGGCTTTGAGTATGGCTAGGCACTGCTTTACTGCGTGACCTTTGGCTATACCGCCTAGATCTATTCTGACATCTTGGTTTTTGAATTTAACGCTAGATTGCTGTTTATCTAATATCACTGCGCGGTAATCAATGGCATCAAGCGCTTGGCTGATGTCGGACTTAGCTGGTTTTTGACCTTGACGATAATCATATTGGTAACCGATAGAAGCGTAGGTGATATCAAATGTGCCTTGGGTTAACTCTGCTATTTGGCGTGAATCAAGCAGTAAATTAAACAGTTCTTGGTTTACCTTAACTGGGGCTATTCCAGCTTGTTGATTAATATGACTCAGTTGACTATTTGGCTTGTAAGGACTCATTAACCTGTCGATGCGGTGCATCTCTTGTTCGACCTTTTCAATAAGCTGGGCTGGCGAGTCTGAGATGCTAGAGTGTTCATTTTGCTCAAGCCAAAACTCGACATGTGCTTGAGTTCCCATGACTTGAAAAGTTTTTTGGTGCCATTGGGCGATTGCATGGGAAGGGAAAGCGAGTGTGATAAAACACAAACTGATAAAGGAGCAGCGCTTGAGCATGGAATTGAATACTTATTGTTAGATATTTTTATAACCAATAGGGTACTGAGTTATGAAGGATTTATCTACAGAGTATTCTGACTCGTGGCTTGAGTCGATTTCTAGCCAATAAAAAACGCACTCAATTGAGTGCGTTTAATCTATCCTGTTTCACTATTGCTAGTGAGTTAGAATATTAGTGACGGAACATTGCAGAGATAGACTCTTCGTTGCTTACGCGACGAATCGCTTCAGCCAGTACCGCTGACATAGTCAGTTGGGTCACTTTTTCCACTTTTAACATTTCTGGGCTTAATGGCACAGTATCGGTGACGATAACTTCATCAATAACTGATTCAGCAATGTTAGCTGCTGCGTTGCCTGAAAATACTGGGTGCGTTGCGTAAGCAAAAACACGGTTTGCGCCATG
This window of the Shewanella goraebulensis genome carries:
- a CDS encoding LamG domain-containing protein, giving the protein MILPHKNLTLLSAICLLLTLSACGGGDVESNPPQQQDPGSDAYTGPAPATEDIQKYKVSLWDNISGQNRCGACHTEGNQAPYFASRENVNDAYAATNPLVDLTDPAASRLVEKVAGGHNCWLDSDSACGETMTSWIKLWADERVSSANTIELTSPVIREPGASKSFPDDSGLFSQHVYPIVSQYCSDCHNESATFAQSPFFASNDINQAYESAKNVINIDEPTQSRLVVRLGSEFHNCWTNCQENSNEMLAAITAMSDAIEVDEISPDMVVSKSLLLTDGITASSGGRFETDVIALYQFKTGEGAIAYDTSGIAPEANLSLTGDVEWLGSWGLSFTNGKAQASTANSKKLHDLITSTGEFSIEAWVTPNNVTQEGPARIVTYSAGDDARNFTLGQTQYNYDFMLRTESSTVNGEPGLSTPDADEVLQATLQHVVLTYNATQGRRIYVNGNLIDAIDEDIAPLASWDDSFALILGREASNQHVWQGDIRLLAIYNRVLEQEQISQNYDVGVGEKFFLLFSVSHLIDLPETYVMFEVSQFDNYSYLFTGASLVNINGTPVADNFDMRGIRLGINGKESAQGQAYSNVDLTIDSGQEIAEPIPISALGTIIGLEKGASQDEFFLTFEQIGEHENVRVPGVVITPEELPASTETSHIGLRNFAEINHSMSVLTGVAQDTAKVFTTYDLVKRQLPSIENIDTFISAQQMGVTQLAIAYCDVAIDDNTIRTAWFPDVDFSLAPADALNAAQRPALLNPLINQLMPLSLATQPDATAVYDELDSLVSHLSVCGTNCNAERTQTIAKASCAAVLASAVMLIQ
- a CDS encoding general secretion pathway protein GspF, whose translation is MTKPKHLHPDTPLLFSDHRKPMTRREFISTGLVKGGQAVAGLSLMSMFANPNQANAALSSDLEALRDSCGISVQGAGKIPFISFDLAGGANIAGSNVLVGGAGGQQDFLSTAGYNKLGLPGDMAPSIANPDVGMSDFINTDLGLAFHSDSAFLRGILEKVSADTASRINGAVIPCRSDNDTGNNPHNPMYAIAAAGANGSLMPLVGSRSTDSGGNSMAPNNFIDLSMRPTKIDRPSDVTGLVDVGDLFSLLSQRDAVTVMESIQRISAQKMASVNTQVTRDDVIKDLVNCGYVKSADLADRFGDPSTLNPVLDPDIVGPSGIFTINEFDSESEFQKTASIMKLVVNGFSGAGTVTMGGFDYHTGERGTGELRDLRAGRCMGACLEYAARRNQPLMMYVFSDGSVASNGRIDESMEGRGKGEWTGDNSSTGASFFLVYNPSGKPQLMGANADQMAQNQQIGFMRSDASVDTASAPSANNVNLLVDTVLLNYMALHGEQGQFNTVAPRQGLGNSTMLDSLTAFQPIV
- a CDS encoding FAD:protein FMN transferase — encoded protein: MLKRCSFISLCFITLAFPSHAIAQWHQKTFQVMGTQAHVEFWLEQNEHSSISDSPAQLIEKVEQEMHRIDRLMSPYKPNSQLSHINQQAGIAPVKVNQELFNLLLDSRQIAELTQGTFDITYASIGYQYDYRQGQKPAKSDISQALDAIDYRAVILDKQQSSVKFKNQDVRIDLGGIAKGHAVKQCLAILKAAGVEHALVSAGGDTGLLGDRRGRPWFVGIKHPRAAEKTAVQLPLSDESISTSGDYERYFIEDGVRYHHIINPKTGDSARKVVSVSIIGKNSTYVDALSTAVFVKGLQEGMALINKLPEYEAIIIDNQQTLHVSRGLQEN